The Halomonas sp. 7T genome contains a region encoding:
- a CDS encoding glycosyltransferase: MQAAYRAADVFVFASRTETQWLVLLEAMALSTPVVSNAMMGTLDVLREGEGCLIVEENHDHFAAQVNRLLNDDTLRQQLAERALTYATRWHEDAKCAELVTLYQKVAKKRCLLNSYGKPSKLLSEVVE; the protein is encoded by the coding sequence CTGCAAGCCGCGTACCGTGCCGCTGACGTTTTTGTCTTTGCATCACGCACGGAAACCCAGTGGCTGGTATTGCTGGAAGCGATGGCCCTGAGCACTCCAGTGGTTTCCAATGCCATGATGGGCACGCTAGATGTACTGAGAGAGGGAGAAGGCTGCCTAATCGTCGAGGAGAACCATGACCACTTCGCCGCCCAGGTTAACCGCCTGCTAAACGATGACACCCTGCGCCAACAGCTCGCCGAGCGCGCCCTGACCTATGCCACTAGATGGCACGAAGACGCCAAGTGCGCTGAGCTTGTTACGCTCTATCAAAAGGTAGCTAAGAAGCGGTGTCTCCTGAATTCATATGGAAAGCCCAGCAAACTTCTTTCAGAAGTCGTTGAATAG
- a CDS encoding helix-turn-helix transcriptional regulator, translating into MAQFELHSRNLAPEQVSHSHDFHQLILATCGVTELAMEGQGERVTARRGCLIPSSRHHEYQGDGSNRTLVLDIPVQHLATLEKGSEIERLFDKPRFFTVPPALNQLTHALAHQLDQCPALQNEIAVLLLRALYMYLQDAPKQTADQLGARCISERLDLERLDAWLDQHLADEVRVEQLAALCALSPGHFHSCFRELTGVTPLAYVQRRRLEHARTLVRHSTLSLGHIAMLVGFRDQGSFSRAYRRYFEISPSSDR; encoded by the coding sequence ATGGCCCAGTTTGAGCTGCATAGCCGCAATTTGGCCCCAGAGCAGGTGTCCCATTCCCACGATTTTCACCAGTTAATCTTGGCAACCTGTGGCGTTACCGAGCTTGCCATGGAAGGCCAGGGGGAGCGAGTGACCGCTCGCCGTGGTTGTTTGATCCCTTCATCGCGCCATCACGAGTATCAGGGTGATGGCAGCAATCGCACGCTGGTGCTAGATATTCCCGTGCAGCACTTAGCCACGCTGGAAAAAGGCAGTGAAATTGAGCGCTTATTTGATAAGCCGCGTTTCTTTACCGTGCCGCCTGCTTTAAACCAGCTGACCCATGCGCTGGCGCATCAGCTGGATCAGTGCCCGGCGCTGCAAAACGAAATCGCCGTTCTGCTGCTGCGGGCACTCTATATGTATCTGCAGGATGCGCCAAAACAGACGGCCGACCAGCTTGGGGCGCGGTGTATCAGCGAGCGTCTCGATCTCGAACGTTTAGATGCTTGGCTAGACCAACATTTGGCAGATGAGGTGCGCGTTGAGCAGTTGGCGGCCCTATGTGCGTTAAGTCCTGGGCATTTTCATAGCTGCTTTCGTGAGTTAACCGGGGTAACGCCGCTGGCTTATGTACAGCGCCGGCGCTTAGAGCATGCGCGTACGCTAGTGCGCCATAGCACGCTGAGCCTGGGCCATATTGCCATGCTGGTGGGCTTTCGCGATCAAGGCAGTTTCTCCCGCGCTTATCGGCGCTACTTCGAGATTTCCCCTTCATCTGACCGCTAA
- a CDS encoding RidA family protein yields the protein MGVTYQDSNTRMSQVAIHNGTVYLAGQVPTDATADMRGQTEQVLARIDQLLAQAGTSKEHLVSAQIWVTSMAEFDHMNQAWDAWVVPGRPPVRAAVEAKLAKPEWKVEIMVTAALPEA from the coding sequence ATGGGCGTGACCTATCAAGACAGCAATACCCGCATGAGCCAAGTGGCCATTCATAACGGCACCGTGTATCTCGCAGGCCAAGTACCCACAGACGCCACCGCCGATATGCGTGGTCAAACGGAGCAGGTACTTGCTCGAATCGACCAACTGCTGGCCCAGGCGGGTACTTCTAAAGAGCATTTGGTCTCAGCGCAAATTTGGGTCACCAGCATGGCGGAGTTCGACCACATGAACCAAGCCTGGGATGCCTGGGTAGTGCCGGGGCGCCCACCGGTACGCGCCGCTGTGGAGGCCAAACTGGCTAAGCCCGAGTGGAAGGTGGAAATTATGGTTACTGCAGCGCTGCCGGAGGCTTGA
- a CDS encoding ornithine cyclodeaminase family protein — MQVVSAAEVATHLAWRGVIDRLRHTFVNGVESPPRHHHAMHRPDGEATMLLMPAWEAAGYIGVKMVNVFPQNAEHGIPAISGLYLLSEGKHGQPLACIDGSELTRRRTAAASALAAQALANEDAETLLVVGTGKLAPMVIEAHASVRPIKRVLIWGRNSSKAAAIAQEYADRFDTQVVDALPAAVAEADIVSCVTLSTQPIIQGEWLTPGTHVDLIGAFRPQMRETDAACLRRAQVFVDTYAGAQGEAGDILQAIEEGAFQFGDIQAELAEVLTGEKPGRLNKEAITLFKSVGASLEDLAAAIELWESLPKHH, encoded by the coding sequence ATGCAGGTTGTTTCGGCTGCAGAGGTGGCGACACACCTTGCTTGGCGGGGCGTTATCGACCGCTTACGGCATACCTTTGTCAATGGCGTAGAGTCGCCACCGCGCCACCATCACGCCATGCATCGTCCTGACGGCGAAGCCACCATGCTGCTGATGCCTGCTTGGGAAGCTGCAGGCTATATCGGTGTGAAAATGGTCAATGTGTTTCCGCAAAACGCCGAGCACGGTATTCCCGCTATTTCGGGCCTTTACCTGCTCAGCGAGGGCAAACACGGCCAGCCGTTAGCCTGCATTGATGGCAGCGAATTAACCCGTCGTCGCACCGCCGCCGCCTCCGCTCTGGCCGCCCAGGCGTTGGCCAATGAAGACGCCGAAACGCTGCTAGTGGTAGGCACTGGCAAGCTGGCGCCGATGGTGATTGAAGCCCACGCCAGTGTTAGGCCCATCAAACGCGTGCTTATCTGGGGGCGAAACTCCAGCAAGGCCGCCGCGATTGCCCAAGAGTACGCAGACCGCTTTGATACCCAGGTAGTTGACGCTTTACCTGCCGCCGTGGCGGAAGCCGATATCGTCAGCTGCGTGACGCTCTCCACTCAACCGATCATCCAAGGCGAATGGCTGACGCCTGGAACCCATGTTGACTTGATCGGCGCGTTTCGGCCGCAAATGCGCGAAACCGACGCGGCGTGTTTACGCCGTGCGCAGGTGTTTGTGGATACCTACGCCGGTGCACAAGGCGAAGCAGGCGATATTCTGCAAGCTATTGAGGAAGGCGCTTTCCAGTTTGGTGACATCCAGGCGGAATTGGCTGAAGTGCTGACAGGAGAAAAACCGGGGCGTTTGAATAAAGAGGCTATTACGCTGTTTAAATCGGTAGGGGCGTCCTTGGAGGATCTCGCCGCTGCGATCGAGCTATGGGAGTCACTGCCCAAGCATCATTGA
- the dctP gene encoding TRAP transporter substrate-binding protein DctP: MNANRSLLFTALAALPLAIASATAQAQSYEMVIATQLPEDMSNNEIYPALVHFKNLVEARTDGDLEVTIFGGGQLGSEVENGSEVQGGRTLQSTIMSAGAMSSFYGDYQAVTAPFLFTSWRQAWTFFDSEWFADFMSGTVDAASMRYLGTFDDGGGFVAFTNNVRLIETLEDLEGLNIRTEENPAHVAIMRSLGASATPLPWGELITALETGLADGQFNAPVLNTTFNFDAVTDYTTLTGHVYNSAPWVVSESWYQTLPETHQQALISSAREAIQLSHGMSGALATASWVESCERFEACYLMPDAERERMAEIARPAWQEWIVNDFGMEEARVQGLLDEVERVGQQLAEDDLRIYGQ, from the coding sequence ATGAACGCGAATCGCTCTTTACTCTTTACGGCCCTTGCCGCGCTTCCGCTGGCAATCGCCAGTGCCACGGCCCAGGCCCAATCCTATGAAATGGTCATCGCCACCCAGCTGCCGGAGGATATGAGCAATAACGAAATCTATCCGGCGCTGGTGCATTTCAAAAACCTCGTCGAAGCCCGCACTGACGGCGATCTTGAGGTGACTATTTTTGGCGGTGGCCAGCTCGGTTCTGAAGTAGAAAACGGCTCGGAAGTGCAGGGCGGCCGTACGCTGCAGTCCACCATTATGTCCGCCGGGGCCATGTCCTCGTTTTATGGCGACTATCAAGCCGTTACGGCTCCTTTCCTATTTACCAGCTGGCGCCAGGCCTGGACGTTCTTCGATAGCGAGTGGTTTGCTGACTTTATGTCGGGCACCGTGGATGCCGCGAGCATGCGCTATCTGGGCACCTTCGATGACGGCGGCGGCTTTGTGGCCTTTACCAATAACGTCCGCTTGATCGAGACCCTGGAAGACCTAGAAGGGCTCAATATTCGTACCGAAGAGAACCCGGCCCACGTCGCCATCATGCGCTCGTTAGGTGCGTCGGCCACGCCGCTGCCCTGGGGCGAGCTAATCACCGCGCTGGAAACCGGCTTAGCCGACGGCCAGTTCAACGCCCCGGTACTCAACACCACCTTCAACTTCGATGCAGTGACCGACTACACCACGCTCACTGGGCATGTGTATAACAGCGCGCCCTGGGTGGTGAGCGAGTCCTGGTATCAAACGCTGCCAGAAACACATCAGCAGGCGCTGATTAGCTCGGCGCGTGAGGCAATTCAGCTCAGCCACGGTATGTCGGGCGCGTTAGCTACTGCTAGCTGGGTCGAGTCCTGCGAGCGCTTTGAAGCCTGCTACCTGATGCCCGATGCCGAACGTGAGCGCATGGCCGAGATTGCCCGCCCCGCTTGGCAGGAGTGGATCGTGAACGACTTCGGTATGGAAGAGGCGCGTGTTCAAGGCCTGCTGGATGAAGTTGAGCGCGTGGGGCAGCAGCTGGCTGAGGACGATCTACGAATTTACGGACAATAA
- a CDS encoding TRAP transporter small permease produces the protein MGVLTPLRRVSDLVNQVAIVVCVGCILAMLGISFTAFLYKLITGSTLSWTYSLARLFLPWIGFLSMTISLRYGEHVAMTLLVRSLPRIMVQVAAGLCLAVIGLFALMLTWYGWGYFSNATQVYMVSDQIRIPSKVTAIVVPMSGVIMLLHLVHGFALLEHFIDEQDVIGELIDTADGEHRS, from the coding sequence ATGGGCGTTCTAACTCCTTTGCGTCGCGTAAGCGATCTGGTCAACCAGGTGGCTATCGTGGTGTGTGTGGGCTGTATTCTGGCGATGCTGGGCATCTCCTTTACTGCGTTTTTATACAAATTGATCACCGGCAGCACGCTGAGCTGGACCTACTCGCTGGCGCGGCTGTTTCTGCCCTGGATTGGTTTTCTCTCCATGACGATTTCACTGCGCTACGGCGAGCACGTTGCCATGACGCTGCTGGTACGCAGCTTGCCTAGAATAATGGTGCAGGTGGCCGCCGGGCTTTGTTTAGCAGTGATTGGCCTGTTTGCGCTGATGCTCACGTGGTACGGCTGGGGCTATTTTAGCAATGCCACCCAGGTGTATATGGTCTCCGACCAAATCCGTATTCCCAGCAAAGTCACCGCCATTGTGGTGCCGATGAGCGGGGTGATTATGCTGCTGCACTTGGTGCATGGCTTTGCATTGCTAGAACACTTTATTGATGAGCAGGACGTGATTGGCGAGCTTATCGACACCGCAGATGGGGAGCACCGCTCATGA
- a CDS encoding TRAP transporter large permease, translating to MTPAIIAFVVLLLIGAPVAVVMAMSGLAGGFAIGGERMLGIIADRMFSGVSGFLLIAVPYFIFTAELMNQGGLTQKLIAFNNALFGRVRGSLSHVNISVSVFFAGLTGAAVTDTVAIGKIMIPEMKRQGYDAEYAAAVTACSSIIGPIIPPSVVMVVYATLLRDISVIDLFAGGIIPGLLMALALLGVSFFLAWKRNYPKQAPTPFKAAIVALLVALPAMVVPLIILGGILSGLTTITEASGFAAVYAIVIGVVFYRNLTWRKIWNALVTTVRFSGVVFFLLATSAVLGWFVTRSGIARDAASIITTFSDAAFVQLMLVCLLLLIIGTVMDVLPALVVMAPVLVPAMIQLGFDPLHFAILMIVVLNISNVTPPVGMTLMTAARIAEVPYERAIVASLPFYVSFLVVIVLLAAFPALSTWIPSLL from the coding sequence ATGACGCCTGCGATTATTGCGTTTGTCGTATTGCTGTTGATCGGCGCGCCGGTGGCGGTCGTGATGGCGATGTCTGGGTTAGCGGGTGGTTTTGCCATTGGTGGCGAGCGCATGCTCGGCATCATCGCCGACCGCATGTTCTCCGGCGTCTCGGGCTTTTTGCTGATCGCCGTGCCCTACTTTATCTTCACCGCAGAGTTAATGAACCAGGGCGGGCTGACCCAAAAGCTGATCGCGTTCAATAACGCGCTATTTGGCCGGGTGCGGGGCTCGCTTTCCCATGTGAATATCTCGGTCTCGGTATTCTTTGCGGGGTTAACCGGTGCGGCGGTAACCGATACGGTGGCCATCGGCAAAATCATGATTCCTGAAATGAAGCGGCAGGGCTACGATGCCGAATATGCCGCTGCGGTGACCGCCTGTTCCTCGATCATTGGGCCGATTATTCCTCCTAGCGTGGTAATGGTGGTCTACGCCACGCTACTACGGGATATTTCGGTGATTGATTTGTTTGCCGGCGGCATTATCCCTGGCCTGTTGATGGCGTTAGCACTACTAGGCGTTAGCTTCTTTCTGGCCTGGAAGCGCAACTACCCCAAGCAAGCACCGACGCCTTTTAAAGCGGCGATAGTCGCGTTGCTAGTGGCGCTGCCTGCCATGGTGGTGCCGCTGATTATTCTTGGCGGCATTCTCTCAGGCTTAACGACGATTACCGAAGCATCGGGTTTCGCTGCGGTCTACGCTATCGTAATTGGTGTGGTGTTCTACCGTAACCTGACGTGGCGCAAAATTTGGAATGCGCTGGTCACCACGGTGCGCTTTTCCGGCGTGGTGTTTTTCCTGCTGGCCACCTCGGCGGTATTGGGCTGGTTTGTTACCCGTTCAGGCATTGCCCGGGATGCGGCCAGTATCATCACCACCTTCAGCGACGCGGCCTTTGTACAGCTGATGCTGGTATGCCTATTGCTACTGATCATAGGCACCGTTATGGATGTGCTGCCTGCCCTGGTGGTGATGGCGCCGGTACTCGTGCCCGCGATGATTCAACTTGGATTTGACCCGCTCCACTTCGCTATCCTGATGATTGTGGTGCTCAATATCTCTAACGTAACACCGCCGGTGGGGATGACGCTGATGACGGCCGCGCGAATAGCGGAGGTGCCCTATGAGCGTGCGATCGTGGCATCACTACCGTTTTACGTCTCTTTTTTGGTGGTGATTGTATTGCTGGCGGCGTTCCCAGCGCTCTCCACCTGGATACCGTCACTGCTGTGA
- a CDS encoding histone deacetylase family protein — MKCFYHPDQALHAPSTFLLRGQPAPSPEGPVRAELLTQGLASAECVLTAPVETDSPKLRKRLEQIHTPRYLTFLETIYARWQALPNAAEFVAPNIHPCGGGHHYPRHPIGQAGWHLHDMACPLSATSFQGALASAATAEAAAEAVLEGEAVTYALCRPPGHHAGPERAGGFCLLNNSALAATVLRERFAKVAIIDVDLHHGNGTQDIFYARGDVWTGSLHADPSDFYPFFWGGVEEEGSDEGVGANVNLPLPVGSDGEVYLDALAILIDQLQRFEPEAVVVALGLDAHKDDPLAGLNVETEAFIEVGKRLRALSLPMVIVQEGGYPTEHLSANLAAFMQGFSA; from the coding sequence ATGAAGTGTTTTTATCACCCTGACCAGGCGTTGCATGCGCCGTCCACCTTCCTGCTACGCGGACAGCCTGCCCCTTCGCCTGAAGGTCCGGTGCGTGCCGAGCTGCTCACCCAGGGGTTAGCCAGTGCTGAATGTGTGTTGACAGCACCAGTGGAGACGGACTCCCCCAAGCTGCGTAAGCGCCTGGAGCAGATTCATACGCCGCGTTATTTAACGTTTTTGGAAACGATCTATGCCCGCTGGCAGGCGCTGCCCAATGCGGCCGAGTTTGTAGCCCCCAATATTCACCCTTGCGGCGGTGGCCACCACTACCCCCGCCACCCGATTGGGCAAGCGGGCTGGCACCTGCACGATATGGCCTGTCCGCTCAGCGCGACCAGCTTTCAAGGCGCGCTGGCCTCGGCGGCCACCGCCGAGGCGGCAGCAGAAGCGGTGCTGGAAGGAGAGGCGGTTACCTATGCGCTGTGCCGCCCGCCGGGCCACCATGCCGGGCCGGAGCGCGCCGGCGGCTTTTGCCTGCTGAACAATTCCGCGCTGGCTGCCACCGTGCTGCGCGAACGCTTTGCCAAGGTGGCGATTATCGATGTCGACCTGCACCACGGTAACGGCACCCAGGATATCTTCTACGCCAGAGGCGATGTATGGACCGGCTCGCTGCACGCCGACCCCAGCGACTTCTACCCCTTTTTCTGGGGCGGTGTAGAGGAAGAGGGCAGCGATGAAGGCGTGGGGGCCAACGTGAACCTCCCTTTGCCGGTAGGCAGCGATGGCGAGGTCTATTTAGACGCGTTGGCGATCCTTATCGACCAGCTGCAGCGCTTTGAGCCGGAAGCGGTAGTCGTAGCGCTGGGGCTAGATGCCCATAAAGATGACCCGCTAGCGGGCCTTAATGTGGAAACCGAGGCGTTTATCGAGGTAGGCAAACGTTTGAGAGCGCTCTCGCTCCCGATGGTGATTGTGCAGGAAGGCGGCTACCCTACCGAGCATTTAAGCGCCAACCTAGCGGCCTTTATGCAGGGATTTAGCGCATGA
- a CDS encoding class II histone deacetylase codes for MSSTGFYWHERCFWHDQGAIGVFSAPGEFLQPQAASESPESKRRLKNILEVSGLIDELHVVKPPAATLEDLLRFHTPRYLDELQSGDEAQGGNGGDCAPYMPGSWAAATRSAGLAIAAVEAVARGEVDNAYALCRPPGHHAEADQGRGFCLLGNIPVAVMRARALGQAYRVAILDWDVHHGNGQQAAFYNDSDVLTVSLHQAANYPLDTGGFDEQGEGAGLGTNLNLPLPPGCGIGAYAYAMETLVLPALEAFNPDLIVVACGYDACAKDPLGKMLLNSQAFATMTAQVKAVAERCCSGKLVVVHEGGYSEGYVPLCGHAVIQTLAGSDTSVFDPQNDEIAAWGYQSLQPHQQALIDGWQQQWEQITR; via the coding sequence ATGAGCAGCACCGGCTTTTACTGGCATGAACGCTGCTTTTGGCATGACCAGGGGGCCATCGGCGTGTTCTCCGCACCAGGCGAGTTCTTGCAACCCCAAGCCGCTTCAGAAAGCCCGGAGAGCAAGCGGCGGCTTAAAAACATTCTGGAAGTCAGCGGGCTGATTGACGAGCTTCACGTGGTAAAGCCTCCCGCCGCCACGCTGGAAGACCTGCTGCGCTTTCATACCCCGCGTTACCTGGATGAACTGCAATCCGGGGACGAAGCACAGGGCGGTAACGGCGGCGACTGCGCCCCCTACATGCCGGGCAGTTGGGCAGCGGCGACCCGCTCAGCGGGGCTGGCCATCGCCGCGGTTGAGGCGGTAGCACGGGGCGAGGTGGATAACGCCTACGCGCTGTGCCGCCCGCCGGGCCACCATGCCGAAGCCGATCAGGGTCGAGGGTTCTGCCTGTTAGGCAATATCCCTGTGGCGGTGATGCGTGCCCGCGCCCTGGGCCAAGCCTACCGGGTCGCGATACTCGATTGGGATGTTCATCACGGCAACGGCCAGCAGGCGGCGTTTTATAACGACTCCGACGTACTGACCGTTTCGTTACACCAAGCCGCGAACTACCCGCTGGACACCGGCGGTTTTGACGAGCAGGGCGAAGGGGCCGGGTTAGGCACTAACCTCAACCTGCCGTTGCCTCCTGGCTGTGGCATTGGGGCCTACGCGTATGCGATGGAAACGCTGGTGCTACCCGCGCTGGAAGCGTTCAACCCCGACCTGATCGTGGTGGCCTGTGGCTATGATGCCTGCGCCAAAGACCCGCTAGGCAAGATGCTGCTCAATAGCCAAGCCTTCGCCACCATGACCGCCCAAGTGAAGGCCGTGGCAGAACGCTGCTGCAGTGGCAAGCTGGTGGTGGTGCATGAAGGTGGCTACTCAGAAGGCTATGTGCCGCTTTGCGGCCATGCGGTGATCCAAACCCTCGCGGGTAGCGACACCTCTGTTTTTGATCCGCAAAATGACGAAATTGCCGCCTGGGGCTACCAATCGCTGCAGCCGCATCAGCAGGCGTTAATCGATGGCTGGCAACAACAGTGGGAGCAAATAACCCGATGA
- a CDS encoding branched-chain amino acid transaminase codes for MTPLYDRDGWIWQDGQWLAWRDAKVHVFTHTLHYGMGCFEGVRAYAGAQGPQLFRVAEHTRRLVESAHSLDIPLPFSEAELIDAQRESVTKNGLSSAYLKPTVFLGAEGLGLRAQGLTTHVMIAAWDLGPYISPHAASHGLRALTSSWARHHVNISLCRAKTSGHYVNSMLALNTAVKAGFDETIMLDPEGYVAEASAANVFLLRDGVLHTPEVTSCLQGITRDSVIQLARDVLGIEVKERRITRDELYTADEAFLTGTAAEILPLRELDGRRIGTRAGAPPPSEPIAAQSVTAQLQHLYRQAVRGELDAYRHWLTPA; via the coding sequence ATGACACCGCTTTATGATCGTGACGGCTGGATCTGGCAGGATGGCCAGTGGCTTGCCTGGCGGGACGCCAAAGTACACGTGTTTACCCATACGCTGCACTACGGCATGGGCTGCTTTGAAGGCGTGCGCGCCTACGCAGGGGCGCAAGGCCCCCAACTGTTTCGGGTGGCAGAGCATACCCGCAGGCTAGTGGAAAGCGCCCACTCGTTGGACATTCCGCTGCCGTTTAGCGAAGCCGAGCTGATTGATGCCCAGCGCGAAAGCGTGACCAAAAACGGATTAAGCAGCGCCTATTTAAAGCCCACCGTTTTTCTAGGTGCCGAAGGCCTGGGGCTGCGTGCCCAAGGGCTGACCACCCATGTGATGATTGCCGCCTGGGATTTAGGGCCGTACATTTCGCCTCACGCGGCGTCTCACGGCCTGCGCGCTTTAACTTCTTCCTGGGCGCGCCACCACGTCAATATCAGCCTATGCCGCGCTAAAACCAGCGGTCACTACGTGAATTCGATGCTGGCGCTCAACACGGCAGTGAAAGCCGGTTTTGATGAAACCATCATGCTCGACCCAGAAGGCTATGTGGCCGAGGCCTCGGCGGCGAACGTCTTTTTACTGCGTGATGGCGTGCTGCATACCCCAGAAGTGACCTCCTGCCTGCAGGGCATCACCCGGGATAGCGTCATTCAACTGGCCCGGGATGTATTAGGGATTGAGGTCAAAGAGCGGCGTATTACTCGCGATGAGCTCTACACCGCCGATGAAGCGTTTTTAACCGGCACCGCCGCCGAAATTCTGCCGCTAAGAGAGCTGGATGGGCGCAGAATCGGCACTCGCGCTGGGGCACCGCCACCCAGCGAGCCGATTGCCGCCCAAAGCGTGACGGCTCAGCTGCAGCATCTCTACCGCCAAGCGGTACGCGGCGAGCTAGACGCCTACCGGCACTGGCTAACTCCGGCCTAA
- a CDS encoding pyridoxal phosphate-dependent aminotransferase, which translates to MPRYPKHLTGEGPANPFPGIKVLERKLGRELPHRLGSNEGLDMPHRALREHFGDAVAQHVYCYGDAEALGVRQRVSAQQNIPLEHLLVDAGADSLIALALRTTCTAGDAVVSTAGTYPTFGYFTQGQGCRLVEPSYHEAPGVLAPDLEALAAAAHQEEARLVYLANPDNPSGHLHSDSAIIKLREALPEACWLLLDEAYGDFRDDAGSDFLGKALPGVIRLRTLSKAHGLAGMRIGYAIAEPDVLAMMMKVRIHYAVSSFTQAAAEVVLDHPEEVQQHIEAVKARREQLALHFIGRGADVLPSATNFIGIRLSSAELAAAVHQELLAEGVLVARLAHPELANVIRITAVEDALAPGRLAALEKAIQQHG; encoded by the coding sequence ATGCCCCGCTACCCTAAACACCTCACAGGCGAAGGCCCTGCAAACCCGTTCCCCGGCATTAAAGTGTTGGAGCGTAAACTTGGCCGAGAGCTGCCCCATCGGCTGGGCTCTAACGAGGGGTTAGACATGCCCCATCGCGCCCTGCGGGAGCACTTTGGCGATGCGGTGGCGCAGCACGTTTACTGCTATGGCGATGCCGAGGCATTAGGGGTACGCCAACGCGTGAGCGCGCAGCAGAACATCCCCCTGGAGCACCTGCTGGTCGATGCCGGTGCCGACAGCCTAATCGCCCTGGCGCTGCGCACCACCTGCACCGCGGGCGATGCCGTGGTGAGCACCGCAGGCACCTACCCCACCTTTGGTTACTTCACCCAGGGCCAGGGCTGCCGGTTGGTTGAGCCCAGCTACCATGAAGCCCCCGGCGTACTCGCCCCGGACTTAGAAGCGCTGGCAGCAGCGGCTCATCAAGAAGAGGCGCGGTTGGTGTATTTGGCGAACCCCGATAACCCCAGCGGCCACCTGCATAGCGATAGCGCGATTATCAAGCTGCGCGAGGCGCTGCCGGAGGCGTGCTGGCTGCTGTTGGATGAGGCCTACGGGGATTTTCGTGACGATGCAGGCAGCGATTTTCTCGGCAAAGCGCTGCCGGGGGTGATTCGCCTACGCACCCTCTCCAAAGCCCACGGCCTTGCCGGGATGCGCATTGGCTACGCGATTGCCGAGCCTGACGTGCTGGCGATGATGATGAAGGTGCGTATTCACTACGCGGTGTCGTCGTTCACCCAGGCGGCGGCTGAAGTCGTGCTCGATCACCCCGAGGAAGTACAGCAGCACATTGAAGCGGTGAAAGCCCGCCGTGAGCAGCTGGCGCTGCACTTTATCGGCCGGGGGGCCGACGTACTGCCCAGCGCGACGAACTTCATCGGCATTCGGCTCTCCAGCGCGGAATTGGCTGCAGCGGTTCACCAGGAGCTGCTGGCCGAGGGCGTGTTGGTGGCACGCTTGGCCCACCCTGAACTGGCCAACGTGATCCGTATTACGGCGGTGGAAGATGCACTGGCCCCAGGCAGATTAGCCGCGCTGGAGAAGGCGATTCAGCAGCACGGCTAG